The following are encoded together in the Humulus lupulus chromosome 5, drHumLupu1.1, whole genome shotgun sequence genome:
- the LOC133779665 gene encoding gibberellin 3-beta-dioxygenase 3-like, with product METCQNEMNSLSETMVDLMFGSLGLTQEDTKYVKPKKGWKNPHGPLQLNSYPVCPDPTKAIGLAAHTDTSLLTLLYQSNSTIGLQVYKEGMGWVSVHPLKYALIVNIGDLMQILSNGRFKSVLHRAVVNKTHHRISMANFYGPPKDVTISPFIQLTDLHHPPLYRSVTWNEYLDIKATHFNMALEFIKNDVV from the coding sequence ATGGAAACGTGCCAAAATGAGATGAACAGTTTATCTGAAACTATGGTGGACTTGATGTTCGGGTCACTCGGCTTAACCCAAGAAGATACTAAATATGTTAAGCCCAAAAAAGGGTGGAAGAATCCACATGGTCCACTTCAGTTGAACTCATACCCAGTTTGTCCGGATCCGACAAAAGCCATTGGCTTGGCTGCTCACACGGACACATCATTGCTCACTTTACTATACCAAAGCAACAGTACTATTGGCCTCCAAGTCTACAAGGAAGGGATGGGGTGGGTGTCAGTGCATCCACTCAAATATGCACTCATTGTCAATATTGGAGATTTGATGCAAATTTTGTCTAATGGACGTTTTAAGAGTGTGCTTCATCGTGCCGTTGTGAACAAGACACATCATCGAATTTCAATGGCAAACTTCTATGGCCCACCAAAAGATGTGACGATATCACCATTTATTCAACTCACTGATCTTCATCATCCGCCTCTATATCGTTCAGTGACATGGAACGAATATCTTGATATTAAGGCAACCCACTTTAATATGGCACTTGAGTTTATCAAGAATGATGTTGTTTAG